The genomic stretch GGCTGCCCGTAGCTGCCGCGGCCGATCATGATGCCATCGGCCTTGGTGTGGTCGAGCATCCGCTTCGCATCGTGCGCCGTCTTGATGTCTCCGTTGCCGAGCACCGGGATATCCAGCGCCTCCGCGACCTGCGCGATCTCATCCCAGTTGGCCATGCCGGTATACATCTGCGTGCGCGTGCGCGCGTGCAGCGTGAACACCTTTGCGCCCGCGTCCTGCATGCGCAGAGCGATGCCGACCGGGTCGCGCATCTGTTCGTTCCAGCCGCTCCGCGTCTTCACCGTCACCGGCAGATGCGTGGCCTTGACGACCGCGCGGATGATCTCCTGAACCAGATCCAGATCCTTGAGGCACCCCGAGCCGCCATTACGCCGCACGACCTTCTTGACCGGACATCCGAAGTTGATGTCCACGAAGTCGGGCATGAACAGATCGGTGACCATCGCGGCGGCATCGGCCATCGCCGCCGGATCCGCCCCGAAGATCTGGACGCCAATGGGGCGTTCCTCGGGGGCGAAGCGCAGTTTGCTGATGGTCGCGACGTTCTCACGGCGGATTCCCTCGGCCGACAAAAACTCGGTCACGACGACGTCCGCCCCATGGGCGTGGCACAGGCGGCGGAACGGCGACTCGGACACGCCCGCCATCGGCGCCAGATACAATGGCACCGGATTGGGCACGGCGAAGGAAAAAACCTTGCGGGACATGCAGTTAAAGCTAGCCACCCCGGATTGGCCCGGCAACGCGCCGGTTTGACTCCCGGCGGTTCGTGGATATGTTACCGGGCTATGGAACTGCGCGAATTCTTCTCCGAAGACGCCGTCCAGCTCGAGCTCCAGGGCACGACCAAGGACGAAATTCTCAAGGAACTCATCGGGCTGCTGAAGCTCGATGAGAAGTCCGAGGGCATGCTGTTCAAGATGCTCAAGCGGCGCGAAAATCTCGGTTCGACCGGGATTGGCCGTGGCATCGCGATCCCGCATTGCCGCTCGCTCGTCGTCAACCGCTTGCGTGTCGCGTTCGGCCGCAAGAAGGATGGCGTCGACTTCAAGGCGATCGACGACAAGCCGGTCAACTTCTTCTTCCTGATCGTCGCGCCGCCGCTTGAGGTGTCGAACCAGTACCTCCCGGTGCTCGGCAAGATCGCGCAGTTCAGCAAGGAGAGTGACGTGCCCGGCCGCCTGCTCGAGCTGACGTCGCCCGCCGAGTTCATGGCGCTCCTCGAGGAGAAGCGCGTCTAGTCAGTGATCGACGACGACGCGCGCGATATCGGCGCGCAGTCGTCGGATCACGCGCCCGCTCTGCAGCAGCGCGGCCGCCGCGAGGCCGGCCACCAGGCCAACCCAGAGCCCTCGCTCACGTAGGCTCGTGTGAAAGCCGAGCCACCAGCCCAGGGGAATGCCCACGCCCCAGAAGGCGACCATGTGCAGGATCGCCGGGATGCGGGTGTCGCCGGTGCCGCGCAGCACGCCGCTCGTCACCGCCTGCAGCCCGTCGAAGACCTGAAACCACCCCGCCAGCGGAATCAGGCTCGTGGCCACGGCGAACGTCGCCGCTTCGGTGGTATAGAGCGCCGCCAGCGCCCCCGGTGCGCTGATGAACACGACGGCGCTCACGCACATCACCCCCGCGCCACAGGCAATCGCCGCGGCGGCATCACGGCGCGCAGCGGGCATGTCCCCACGGCCAATGGCCCGGCCAACGACCGCCGCCGCCGCGCCCGAGATGCCGAGCGGCACCATGAAGGTGAAGGCCGCCATGTTGAGCGCGATCTCGTGGCCCGCCAGTGACGCCGTGCCCATCCACCCCATGAAGAGCGCAGTCAGGCCGAAGGCAAAGCTTTCGAAGAACCACTGCACCCCGATGGGCACCCCGATGCGAAGCATGCGCGACATCGGCCCCCACGTCAGCGAGTCGGCACGCCACGGACGCAGAGTGGGGCGCAGGACCGGCCAGGCGATCATCAGCAGCACGCCGGCCATCACCCACGTCGAGATCGCCGTGGCAATGCCGGAGCCGGCGACGCCCAGGGCGGGAGCGCCGCCATTCCCAAAGACCAGCAGCCAGTTCGCCACGGCGTTGACGAGATTGGCCACCAGCGCGGCGAAGAGAATGGGGCGCACGGGCCCCAGCGCCTGCAGCGTCTGACGCATCACCGCAAAGGCAAAGAACGGGATCGCGCCGAGTGCGCGCCGCCGCGCGTAGACGGCGGTCTGCGAGACGACCTCCGCGGGTTGCTCCAGCGCCCCCAGGATGGCCTCGCCAGGGGTGAGGACCAGCATGACCACCACGGCGATGGCGAGGGCCAGCACCAAGCCGCGCTGCACGCCGCGCGCGACGGCGGCCTCGTCGCCGGCACCGACGGCCTGCGCCACCACGGGATCGATGGCGAAGAGCACCCCGATCCCGAATACGCTCACGTTGAAGAAGTAGAAGTTGCCCAGCGCGACGGCCGCGATGGCGGCACCGCCCAGGCGCCCGACCATGAGCGTATCCACCACGCCCATCGCCTGAATGCCGAGATTGATCAGCACGATGGGCAGCGCGACCTGCATCATCTCGCGCAGGTCACGCTGCCAGTCGCGTCCCGTCACGTCAGCGCTTCTTGGCGGCGCGGACCATGTCGCGGACTTCGCTCAGCAGTCGCTGCGCGTCGTAGGGCACGCCGTCCTTGATCGTCCACGCCACGCCGCCGCCGGCGCCCGCCGCGGCATCGGCGCGCGGCGGATAGAACACCTTGAGATCCTCGAGCGGATTGCCGTTCAGGATCGCGAGGTCCGCCAGGTAACCGGGGCGCACACGCCCCAGCCGCGAGGCCTCGCCGAGGATCTGGGCGTTGTTGGCCGTGACATGCTGCAGCGCCTTGATGGGCTGGAACCCTGCTTCCTGATGCAGTTCGAGTTCGCGAATCAGCCCGAAGCCGTAGATCTGGTAGATGAACCCGGCATCCTCGCCAGCGCCGACCACGCCGCCCATGCGCTCGAAGTCGCGCACGGCCTGGAACCAGATGCGGTAATTCTCCTTCCAGTACGCTTCGTCGGTGCTGCTCCAGTTCGCGAAGTACGACCCATGATTGGCCGCGTTCGGCTTGAAGTACGTGTCGAGCGTGGGATGCAGATACTCGGCAAACCAGGGCTGCGTTTCCGCGCGCTGCAGATCGCGGCTCGCTTCATAGATCTCGAGCGTCGGGTTCCACGCGACCTTGGCCTTCACCATCGCCTGCAGCACGTCCTGCAGGCGGCGCGGATCCGCTTCGCGCCACAGGCGGCCCGCCCAGCGGAAGCGCATCCCCTCGTCGGCATAGTTGAAGTTCGACGGGAAGTGTTGCGCACCATCCGGAATCGCCGCGTCGGGGACCCCGTACCAATGCTCGATGCTCGTCAGGCCAGCCGCCGCCGCATCGAGGGCGTTCGTCTCATCCACGGCCATGTGGTGCGCGGTTCCCAGTCCGAGCTTGCGGGCCTCGTCAACGACCGGATAGTACACATCCTTGTCCATGCCGAAGAGCTTGAGCCCGTCCACGCCCATCGCCTTCAGGTCACGGACGCGCTGCCGCGCTTCCTGTTCATTGCGCGGGATGGGCATGTACGCGTAGCGCGCGTACACGTACAGCCGTGGCGCGACGATCTCGTTCGCCGCACTCTTGGCCCGCAGCTGCAGCGTCTTCGCGGTCTCGCTGGACACATCACGCACCGTGGTGATGCCCATGCCAAGCCAGAGCTTCATCTGGTAGTCGAGCGGCTGCGGGATACCCGCGCGCTCATCCTGCACGTGCCCATGGATGTTGATGAGCCCCGGCACGACGTACTTGCCCGTGGCGTCGATCTCTACGTCCCCCTGCGGACGGCGCGCCGTCCCTTCGCGCATCGCGACCGGATCGAGCGCGACGATATCGACAATCCGGTTGCCTTCCAGGACGATGTCCTTCGGGCCCTCGGCCGGGGTGCCATTGCCCTCGATCACCGTCGCGCCCCGAATGACGAGCCGTCGCGGTCGTACGCCGTGCTGCGCCGTCGTGCGACCAGCCGACGGGCGACCCGCCCCGCCCTGCGCGCGCAGCGCAGGTGATGGCACGAGCGGGCTCACGCTCAGAACAGCCAACAGCGCAACGGCGCAACGCAGAGGGCGCATCGGAGTTACTCCCACTCGATGGTGGCGGGGGGCTTGGAGCTGATGTCGTAGACGACGCGATTCACGCCGTCAACTTCGTTGATGATGCGGTTCGAGATGCGCGCCAGCACGTCGTGTGGGAAGTTGTACCAGTCGGCGGTCATGCCGTCGGTGCTGGTCACGGCACGCAAGGCAATCACATGCTCGTACGTGCGGCCATCGCCCATCACGCCCACCGAGCGCACCGGCAGGAACACCGCGAAGGCCTGCCAGATCTCCGGATACAATCCGGCCGCGCGAATCTCTTCGAGGTAGATCGCGTCGGCGCGGCGCAGGATGTCGAGCGCATGCGGCGACACCTCACCAAGCACGCGGATGGCGAGCCCCGGTCCCGGGAACGGATGGCGACCCACCATCTCTTCGGGCAGGCCGAGTTCGCGCCCCACATTGCGGACTTCATCCTTGAACAGCTCACGCAGCGGCTCGATGAGCTGGAACTTCATGTCCTTCGGCAACCCGCCCACGTTGTGGTGCGTCTTGATCGTGGCCGATGGGCCGCCCTTCGCACTCACCGATTCGATCACGTCCGGATACAGCGTGCCCTGCACCAGGAACGCCGCATCCTTGCCGGCGTCCGCCGACGCCGCTTCGAACACGCGAATGAAGTGCTCGCCAATGATCTTGCGCTTCCGCTCCGGTTCGCCGACGCCGGCCAGCGCCGTCAGGAAGCGCTCTTCAGCGCGCACCGTAATGAGCCGGATCCCCAGATGCTCACCCATCGTGCGTTCGACCTGCTCACGCTCGTGCAAGCGCAGCAGACCGGTGTCCACGAAGATGCAGGTGAGCTGATCGCCGATCGCCTTGTGCACCAGTGCGGCCGCGACACTCGAGTCCACACCGCCCGACAAGCCGCAAATCACCTGCTTGTCGCCGACGAGTGCCCGGATCTTCTCGACTTCCATGTCGATGAAGTGCCCCGGCGTCCAATCCGGCGTGCAATGGCACACCCCAAAGAGGAAGTTCTGGATGATCTCGGCGCCGCGCACCGTGTGGTGCACTTCGGAGTGAAACTGAATCGCGTAGATCGGCTTCGTGGTGTGGCGGAAACCGGCGCAGGTGTGTCCGCTGTGGGCCGTGGCGACGTAGCCAGGCGGCACCTGCTCCACATGATCGCCATGGCTCATCCAGACGGTCGTCTTCTCGCCGGCGCCAAAGCCGGCGAAGAGCCCCGCGGCCTCATCGACCGTGACCTCCGCGCGGCCGTACTCCCTGCGACCACCACCGACCACCGCCCCGCCTTCGAGGTGCGCGATCAGCTGCATCCCGTAGCAGACGCCCAGCACCGGCGCGATATCGAGGAGCTCGCGCGGGACCGTCGGCGCGCCCTCGTCCGTCACCGAGCTCGGACCACCCGAGAGAATGATGCCGGTGGGCTTCCACTCGCGAATCCACTCGAGGGACTTGGTGGGCGGGTGAATCTCGGAGTAGACACGCGCCTCGCGGACGCGGCGCGCAATGAGCTGCGTGAACTGCGAACCGCAGTCGAGAATGAGAATGCGGCTGGTCGTCGGGTTCTGCATCAGTTCTTCCACTCCGGGCCGGTGAGCTTGAGGAACTCCACCGCCTTCGTCTCGAGGTCGAGGATGGCGCCGGTCGGGGCGCCGTGCAGCCAGCCGCACGCCTCCCCGGGATTGACCAGCAGGGAGTCCCCACGCGCCTTCATTTCGGGGATGTGCGTAAAGCCATGAATGATCACTTCGTGCCCGTCGATCGAGCGCTGATGGACATCGGCCAGATCGTGGATCAGCAGCACGTTCTTGCCACCGATCTCGAAGCTGTGCGGCGACTCGTACAGCTCGAGGGCCCCGAAGCCGACCTTGGCCGCCGCCTGCAGCGCATCGCGATCGCCGTCGTTGCGGCCGAAAACGCCGAGCAGCGGCAGCGACAGGTCGTGAAAGGGCTGAAGCGAGAACGGCGAGCAGTAATCGCCCGCGTGCATCACCAGCGACACACCGCCCGCGACCATCTGCTCCAGCAGGGCGCGTACGGCAGGGACGCGATCATGGGTATCCGACAACAGGCCGACGCGCATCAGGGGTTTCTCCACTCCGGGTGCGCCCGCTCGAGGCGCACAAGGTCTGAAAACTGTTCCCGCTCGGTGATGACCGCGAAGCGCGCGCCATCCACGAGAACTTCCACCGGCCGGGGACGTGAGTTGTAGTTGCTGGACATCGTGAAGCCGTAAGCGCCCGCCGTGCGCACCGCGAGATACTGCCCCGCCGGCACGTCAGGCATCGCGCGCCCCTTGGCAAAGAAATCACCGGACTCGCAGATCGGCCCCACGATGTCCGCGGTGGTCTGCGCGTCGGTCTCGGTCACGGCGTCGATCTGATGGTAGGCATGGTAGAGCGACGGCCGGATGAGATCATTCATGCCGGCATCGGTCACCATGAACTCCTTCCCGTTGGCGTGCTTGCGGTACAGCACCTCAGTGAGGAGCACGCCCGACTCGGCGACGAGGAACCGGCCAGGCTCGAGCACGAGCGATAGCCCGGTCTCTGCCTGCGCGGTGCGAACGAGCGCCGCGTAATCCTCCACATCGGCGTCGCGCTCGTGCGCTTCGTACGGCACCGACAGGCCGCCCCCAACATCCATGTAGCGGATGTCATGGCCTTCGCTGCGGGCATGGGCCAGCGCCGCGACCAGGCGCGGGAGTGCATCGCGCAGCGGATCGGCGTTGCTGATCTGCGAACCGAGGTGCATCCCCAGCCCGCGCAGCGCCAGATGCGGCAGCGTCGTGATGAATGACACGAGACGCGACACGTCGTCGCGGGGGATGCCGAACTTCCCGCCCTTCTCGCCAGTCTTGATGTAGTCGTGCGGCGTGTCCACCGTCACTTCGGGGTTCACCCGCAGCGCGATCGGCGCCACGACGCCCTTGCGGGCCGCCACGGCCTCGATGGTGAGCAGTTCGGCTTCCGATTCGACATTGATCAGCAGGACGCCCGCGTCCAGCGCCTGCGCGATCTCGCGCACCGTCTTCCCAACGCCGCTGAAGACGACGTCGGCGCCGGTGAAGCCAGCCTGCTGCGCCCGATACAGCTCGCCGCCCGACACGATGTCCACGCCGGCCCCCAACGACTGGAGCAGCGCGAGCACGGCGAGGTTCGAGTTGGCCTTCACCGCAAAGTGGATGCGATGCGGCACCCCCGCGAACGCCGCGTGCAGGCGCGCGTAGCGGGCGCGAATCATGTTGGCGCTGTACACATACGCCGGCGTGCCCACCGCCGCGGCGAGCGTCGGGAGCGGCACCCCCTCCGCCTGGAGGACGCCCCCGACGCGGGCAAAGCCCACAGTGGCTGCCGATAGAGTGTCCGACACGCCGGCGCTCAGTACGAGCGGGCCCAGATCACTTCGTACTTGGCCGGCTCACCCGTCACCATGCACGTCGTGGGCGCCGTCGGCGAGCGGAACTCGGGATCGGGAATCACGCGAATCGTGGCCTTGGTCTCTTCCTTCACCTTGGCCTCGACGGCCGGATCACCGTTCCAGCCGGCGTAGACGAACGCGCCGGGGCCGTCCATGATCTCCTTGAACTTGTCGTACGAGATGCGCTCGCGAATGCTGTTCGCTTCGAGGCGCGCCCGCGCCGCGGCGAGCATATCCGCCTGGATCTGATCGAGCACAACGGGCAGCTCGGCCCGCAGCGTGTCGAACGCCATTGGCTTCTTCTCGCGCGTGTCGCGACGCACCACCAGCCCGCTCTGCTGCGCGAGATCGCGCGGCCCGATCTCCATGCGCAGCGGAATGCCGCGCATTTCCCAGTGGTAATACTTCGCACCCGGCTTGATGCCAACGCGCTCGTCCACGTGCACGCGGATGCGCTCGTGGTCGGGGCGCTTGAAGCTCCCGAGATCCTCGGCGATACGCTTCGCCGCTTCCACCGTGGCCGCGCGCTCTTCGTCGGTCTTCCAGATCGGCACGATGACCATTTGAATCGGCGCGAGCTTGGGCGGCAGGCGGAGCCCCGCGTCGTCGCCGTGCGTCATGACCAGACCGCCGATCATGCGCGTGGATACGCCCCACGACGTGTTCCACGCGTACTCTTCAACGCCGGCCTCGCTCTGGAACTTGAGATCGAAGGCCTTGGCGAAGTTCTGGCCGAGGTTGTGCGAGGTGCCGGCCTGCAGCGCCTTGTTGTCCTGCATGAGTGCTTCGCAGGCATAGGTGCGCAGCGCACCGGCAAAGCGCTCGCTGTCGGTCTTCTGGCCGGTGATCACGGGCATCGCCATGTAGCCTTCCATGAACTCGCGGTACACGCCCAGCATGCGGCGCGTCTCCGTTTCAGCCTCATCGTGCGTGGCATGCGCCGTGTGCCCCTCCTGCCACAGGAACTCCATCGTGCGCAGGAAGAGCCGCGTGCGCATTTCCCAGCGCACCACATTGGCCCACTGGTTGTAGAGCAACGGCAGGTCGCGATAGCTCTGCACCCACTTGGCGAACATCGAGTAGATGATCGTCTCCGACGTGGGGCGCACCACCAGGCGTTCTTCGAGCTGCTTGCCACCGCCATGCGTGACCACCGCGCATTCCGGCGCAAAGCCTTCGACATGCTCCGCTTCCTTCGACAGGAAGCTTTCGGGGATGAACAGCGGGAAGTACGCGTTCACGTGGCCCGTGGCCTTGAACATGTCATCCAGCGCGCGCTGCATGCGCTCCCAGATGCCGTAGCCGAGCGGGCGGATGACCATGCAACCGCGCACCGGCGAGTAGTCGGCGAGCTCGGCACGGAGCACCAGCTCGTTGTACCAGTCGCTGAAGTTCTCGGCGCGGGAGGTCAGCTTCTTGTCGTCGCTCATGTTGCGGATCCGGTCTGCGTTGAAGCGGCCGCCACGAGGGCGTCCAGGGAGGTAAAGGTTGCATCGGTGGAGCCGGCGCGCCGCAGGCGCCAGGGCGCCTCGCTGCTCGACGGGTCCACGATCACGAATGCGCCCGCGCCGGCCTTGCGGCCAGCCTCGAGCTGCTTGTCCAGCTTTTGTGGTTTGAAGGCGTACTCGACCACCAGCCCCGCGGCACGCAGGGCGGCCGCGGTCCGCAGCGTCGCCGCCGGCGCGTCGGGGGTATCCGGCGCCTGCGCGACCCACAGGCCGACACTCGCCGGCGGCGCCGGCATCAGGCCGCGTTCGCGCAGCAGTTCGCCCAGCACCACATCACCCATGCCAAAACCGAGCGCCGGGAGATCGGCACCACCCAGCGCCTTGAGCAGGTTGTCGTAGCGACCGCCGCCGCAGATCGCGCGGAACTCTCCCACGCTGTCGAACAGCTCGAAGACGATGCCGGTGTAATACGCGAGGCCGCGTACGATCGTGAGATCGAAGTGCAGGAAGTCGCCAATCCCGAGCGCGTCGCAGTGCGCGATGTACTGCGCGAAGCGCGCGGCGTGCTCGGCTACTGCCGGCGCGTCGCCGTAGCGCGCCTGCAGCGTGGGGAAGTCGAGCGTCGCGAAGCCGAGAATCGTCTCCACGGTGGCCGGATCGAGTCCCGCTTCGGTGAGCTTCTCGGCCGAGATCTCACGGGGCTGCCGCTCCAGCTTGTCCAACACCGCGTAGACGGCGGTGCGCGCCGCTTCGGCGATCGCGAGATGATCGAGCAGCCCGTTGAGCAGCCGCCGGTCGCTCACCCGGGCCCGCACCTGCTGCGCCGTGAGGCCCAGCGCCTGCATGATGTTGACCGCCACGCTGAGCAGCTCGGCGTCGGCCAAGACGTCGGCTTCGCCGACGATGTCGACGTTCAGCTGATAGTGCTCCCGGAGCCGCCCCTTCTGCGTGCGTTCGTAGCGGAACAGCTGGGGTAGCGAGAACCACCGGACCGGCTTGCGCAGCGTCTGGGCCTTGGCGCCCACCATGCGGGCGAACGTCGGCGTCATCTCGGGGCGCATCGCCACCTCGCGATTGCCCTTGTCCACGAAGTTGTAGAGCTGGGTCACGATCTCCTCGCCGCTCTTCTGCGTGTACAGCTCGAGCGGCTCGAGCGGCGGCCCATCGTACTCCTGAAACGCATAGCGCCGCACGACGCGGCGCCAGGTATCGAAGATGTGGGCTCGCTCGGCGAATTGATCGGGATAGAAGTCGCGGAAACCCGGCAGCGGCTTGTGTGACATCCTGGAAAGCTACCGAGCCAACGGATGCACCTGCAACCGTTCCATCGCATCGCCGACCGTGTGAAAGGACCCGGTCACGAGCACCGTCTGTGCCTCGGCGCGCGCGTCGGCCAGCGCGGTCGTGAAATCGTCGATGCGCGTGACCGGAAGGCCAACCTCCTGGGCCCAGGCCTCGACCTCGTGGAGGTCCCACATCCGATTCACCGGCGCTGTCGGGGCCATGGTGACCACGATGCGTTCGGCGGCTCGGGCGACGGCCTGGAGGATCCCCCGCCAGTCCTTGTCACGCAGCACGCAGACGACGGCGGTGATCGGGTGGGGCACGCCCACGGCCAGCAGGTTGGCCACGACGGTCGCCGCGCCATCGGCGTTGTGGGCCACATCGAACAGCCACGGCGCGGCGCGGTGGAACCGGCCGGCCAACCGCACGTCGGCCAGCAGGGTGTCGGCTCGCGCCTCGATCTCGGCCCACGGCCCCCCGGCGGCGCGTAGCATGGCCAGCGCCACGGCGGCATTGTGGGCCTGGAAGTGCCCGACCAACGGGGTGGTCAGCCGCCGCGACGACGACCCCACGTCCAGCGTGAAGCTGGTACCGGCCGGGTGCACCTCGACGTCGCGCACCTGCCAATCGCGGCCGGTCACCAGAATCGGGGCCGCCCCGGCGGCCTCGGCGTGCTCGCGCAGTCGCTCGCGAATGACGGGATCGGTCTCGCCCACCACCGCGGCGATGCCGCGCTTGTAGATGCCGGCCTTCTCGCCGGCGATCGCCTCGAGCGTATCGCCGAGAAACTCCTGATGGTCGAAGCCGATCTGCGTGACGCCGGCGCTCAGAGGCTGCACGAGGTTCGTCGCATCAAGTCGGCCACCCAAGCCAACTTCCACCACGGCCACTTCAACCTGTTCGGCAGCAAAGTGCGACAGCGCCATGGCCGTCGTCGCCTCGAAGAAGGTGGCGCCCAGTTCGGTCAGCAGCGGTTCATGCGCGGTGAGCCACCGCGTGATCGCCTCGTGCGACATGGGCGCCCCGTTGACCACGACCCGCTCGGCAAAGTCCACGAGATGCGGCGACGTATATCGCCCGACGCGGAGGCCGGCGCCACGCAGCATGGCGTCGAGTGTGGCGCAGGTGCTTCCCTTCCCGTTCGTGCCCGCGACGTGAAAGACCGGATACGCCCGGTGCGGATTCCCCAACCGCTCGAGCAGCTCGGCGACCCGCTCGAGCCCGAGGCGCCACGCGCCGCCGGTGCGCGCGTAGAGGCGGCGGAGGGCGGCGAGGTAGGCTGCGTGGGCCTCACCCGACTCCGGAGCTGCGGTGCCACCGGCGGGAGCCGGAGTCACCGCCGGCGGCGCCAGCGGATTGGAGGTCAGCTTTCCTGTTCGGCGTGCGCCGCCGCGGCCGGGCGACCGGTCATGTGACGCAGCAACCGCGAAAGGGTCGAACGCAGCTCCTTCCGGTGGACCACGCGATCCACCATCCCCTTCTCCAGGAGGAACTCGGCCGTCTGGAACCCCTCCGGCAGGTCCTGCCCGAGCGTCTGCTTGATGACGCGCGGGCCGGCAAAGCCGATGACAGCCCCGGGCTCGGCCAGGATGGCGTCGCCCAGCATGGCGTAGCTGGCACTCACGCCGCCCGTCGTGGGGTTGGTGAGGACCGAGATGTACGGAATGCGGCGCTCGGCGAGCTGCGAGAGCACAGCCGACGCCTTCGCCATCTGCATGAGCGACAGGATGCCTTCCTGCATGCGCGCGCCGCCCGAGCTGGAGACGATCACCAGCGGATGCTTCTTCTCGAGTGAGCGCTGCCCGAGGCGGGCGATCTTCTCGCCGACCACTGACCCCATGGACCCGCCCATGAAGGCGAAGTCCATCACGCCGATCCCGCAGGGCATGCCTTCGAGCAGTCCGGTGACGGTCAGAATGGCGTCGGTGTCGCCAGCGTTGGTGAGCGCCTTCTTGAGGCGCGCCGGGTAGTCGGGGAACCCGAGTGGGTCGACCGACCGCAGTTCGCCGCCCACTTCGTTGAGCGTCCCGTCATCGAGCAGGAACGACGCAAAATCCCACGCGCGCAGCCGGCGATGAAAGTCGCATTCCGGGCACACGTTGAGGTTCCGCAAGAACTTGTCGCGGATGTCGGTATGCCCGCAGGCCTCGCACTTCTCCCACGTATCCGGTGGGATCTCGAGGCGTTCGCGACGCGGTTGGCGGGGCTTTTTTTCCTTCCGGAACCAGGCCATAGACGGGAAAGATCGGGAGATGGGGCGTCCAAGGCTAGACCTTGCGAACAGCCGAGGCTGTCACACCGTACTAAGCGAGCTCATCCGTAAAGGGCGCCTCGGGCGAGGCCACCCGTCAGAGCTCGATCGCGTCGGGCTGGCCCCGGCCTTCGGCGGAGATCCGCAACAGGATGGCCACGGCGAGCCACGAGACCAGCAGAAAACTCGGTCCGTAGCTGAAGAACGGGAGTGGAATACCGGTGACGGGCATGAGGTTGAGCGTCATCCCGACGTTCACCATGACGTGTACGAACCACGCCGACACCAGCCCAAAGGCGACGAGGCTCGGGAACGAGTCGCTCGCGCGCGAGGCCACCCGCGTGCTGCGCAGCAGCAGTGCGAGGAACAGCGCCAGGGCGACGCAGACACCAATGAAGCCCAGCTCCTCACCAACCACGGAGAAAATGAAGTCGGTATGGCGCTCCGGGAGGAACTGCAGCCGCTTCTGACTGCCCAGCGTGTAGCCCTGCCCGAAAATGCCGCCTGAGCCGATCGCCACCTTCGACTGGCGCACGTGGTACGCCGCGCCATTGGCATCGATGTTCGGATCGAGGAAGACGAGCAGGCGTTTCTGCTGGTATGGCTTGAGCTTGTCCCAGAGCAGCGGCGCCACCACGCCCGTGATGACGTTCGCCACGACCACCACGACGCCTTCCACCAGATACGGGCGGTACCACAGCACCAGCGCGATGAGCAGCAGGA from Gemmatimonadaceae bacterium encodes the following:
- the dusB gene encoding tRNA dihydrouridine synthase DusB, whose protein sequence is MSRKVFSFAVPNPVPLYLAPMAGVSESPFRRLCHAHGADVVVTEFLSAEGIRRENVATISKLRFAPEERPIGVQIFGADPAAMADAAAMVTDLFMPDFVDINFGCPVKKVVRRNGGSGCLKDLDLVQEIIRAVVKATHLPVTVKTRSGWNEQMRDPVGIALRMQDAGAKVFTLHARTRTQMYTGMANWDEIAQVAEALDIPVLGNGDIKTAHDAKRMLDHTKADGIMIGRGSYGQPWVFRQARALINGEPMPETPGVQERFAVALSHARMVQEYEVDPIGAAIEFRKHLGWYVKGLPNSAELRAKLHQVRDFAEVEQIFSTYLAFYDDYVARGVKADDPDVSSLSCEAA
- a CDS encoding PTS sugar transporter subunit IIA, which gives rise to MARQRAGLTPGGSWICYRAMELREFFSEDAVQLELQGTTKDEILKELIGLLKLDEKSEGMLFKMLKRRENLGSTGIGRGIAIPHCRSLVVNRLRVAFGRKKDGVDFKAIDDKPVNFFFLIVAPPLEVSNQYLPVLGKIAQFSKESDVPGRLLELTSPAEFMALLEEKRV
- a CDS encoding MATE family efflux transporter — encoded protein: MTGRDWQRDLREMMQVALPIVLINLGIQAMGVVDTLMVGRLGGAAIAAVALGNFYFFNVSVFGIGVLFAIDPVVAQAVGAGDEAAVARGVQRGLVLALAIAVVVMLVLTPGEAILGALEQPAEVVSQTAVYARRRALGAIPFFAFAVMRQTLQALGPVRPILFAALVANLVNAVANWLLVFGNGGAPALGVAGSGIATAISTWVMAGVLLMIAWPVLRPTLRPWRADSLTWGPMSRMLRIGVPIGVQWFFESFAFGLTALFMGWMGTASLAGHEIALNMAAFTFMVPLGISGAAAAVVGRAIGRGDMPAARRDAAAAIACGAGVMCVSAVVFISAPGALAALYTTEAATFAVATSLIPLAGWFQVFDGLQAVTSGVLRGTGDTRIPAILHMVAFWGVGIPLGWWLGFHTSLRERGLWVGLVAGLAAAALLQSGRVIRRLRADIARVVVDH
- a CDS encoding amidohydrolase family protein, which codes for MRPLRCAVALLAVLSVSPLVPSPALRAQGGAGRPSAGRTTAQHGVRPRRLVIRGATVIEGNGTPAEGPKDIVLEGNRIVDIVALDPVAMREGTARRPQGDVEIDATGKYVVPGLINIHGHVQDERAGIPQPLDYQMKLWLGMGITTVRDVSSETAKTLQLRAKSAANEIVAPRLYVYARYAYMPIPRNEQEARQRVRDLKAMGVDGLKLFGMDKDVYYPVVDEARKLGLGTAHHMAVDETNALDAAAAGLTSIEHWYGVPDAAIPDGAQHFPSNFNYADEGMRFRWAGRLWREADPRRLQDVLQAMVKAKVAWNPTLEIYEASRDLQRAETQPWFAEYLHPTLDTYFKPNAANHGSYFANWSSTDEAYWKENYRIWFQAVRDFERMGGVVGAGEDAGFIYQIYGFGLIRELELHQEAGFQPIKALQHVTANNAQILGEASRLGRVRPGYLADLAILNGNPLEDLKVFYPPRADAAAGAGGGVAWTIKDGVPYDAQRLLSEVRDMVRAAKKR
- the guaA gene encoding glutamine-hydrolyzing GMP synthase encodes the protein MQNPTTSRILILDCGSQFTQLIARRVREARVYSEIHPPTKSLEWIREWKPTGIILSGGPSSVTDEGAPTVPRELLDIAPVLGVCYGMQLIAHLEGGAVVGGGRREYGRAEVTVDEAAGLFAGFGAGEKTTVWMSHGDHVEQVPPGYVATAHSGHTCAGFRHTTKPIYAIQFHSEVHHTVRGAEIIQNFLFGVCHCTPDWTPGHFIDMEVEKIRALVGDKQVICGLSGGVDSSVAAALVHKAIGDQLTCIFVDTGLLRLHEREQVERTMGEHLGIRLITVRAEERFLTALAGVGEPERKRKIIGEHFIRVFEAASADAGKDAAFLVQGTLYPDVIESVSAKGGPSATIKTHHNVGGLPKDMKFQLIEPLRELFKDEVRNVGRELGLPEEMVGRHPFPGPGLAIRVLGEVSPHALDILRRADAIYLEEIRAAGLYPEIWQAFAVFLPVRSVGVMGDGRTYEHVIALRAVTSTDGMTADWYNFPHDVLARISNRIINEVDGVNRVVYDISSKPPATIEWE
- a CDS encoding metallophosphoesterase, which encodes MRVGLLSDTHDRVPAVRALLEQMVAGGVSLVMHAGDYCSPFSLQPFHDLSLPLLGVFGRNDGDRDALQAAAKVGFGALELYESPHSFEIGGKNVLLIHDLADVHQRSIDGHEVIIHGFTHIPEMKARGDSLLVNPGEACGWLHGAPTGAILDLETKAVEFLKLTGPEWKN